In Arsenicicoccus sp. oral taxon 190, the following are encoded in one genomic region:
- a CDS encoding GAF and ANTAR domain-containing protein, protein MSEPPATKATTEAPLSELGTQYAALARVLGFPRGEAKPQRIVEFTHEAVPHAQACALTLVRDRTRPRTVASTHELAGALDELQYTYGEGPCLEASEGDDLVLVPDLADEDRWPRFTNAAVARSGVRAMMCARLQLGDGDRAALNLYANEPGAFDEADMAAASVIAPYAALSIEHALRGEDVANLQQALNSNRQIGRAVGILMARELVTADKAYDMLKLASQLLNRKLRDVAVDVEDTGGLPDGVRRRERPQGA, encoded by the coding sequence ATGTCCGAACCGCCCGCGACGAAGGCCACGACCGAGGCACCCCTCAGCGAGCTCGGGACGCAGTATGCCGCCCTCGCCCGGGTCCTCGGGTTCCCCCGCGGTGAGGCCAAGCCGCAGCGCATCGTGGAGTTCACGCACGAAGCCGTCCCGCATGCCCAGGCGTGCGCGCTCACGCTGGTCCGCGACCGGACGCGTCCGCGGACCGTGGCGTCGACCCACGAGCTGGCCGGCGCCCTCGACGAGCTGCAGTACACCTACGGCGAGGGTCCGTGCCTGGAGGCGTCCGAGGGGGACGACCTGGTGCTCGTCCCCGACCTGGCCGACGAGGACCGCTGGCCGCGCTTCACGAACGCCGCGGTCGCCCGCTCCGGGGTCCGCGCCATGATGTGCGCGCGGCTGCAGCTCGGCGACGGGGACCGGGCGGCGCTCAACCTCTACGCCAACGAGCCGGGCGCCTTCGACGAGGCGGACATGGCCGCGGCGTCGGTGATCGCCCCCTACGCCGCGCTGTCCATCGAGCACGCGCTGCGCGGCGAGGACGTCGCCAACCTCCAGCAGGCGCTGAACAGCAACCGGCAGATCGGCCGCGCCGTCGGGATCCTCATGGCACGCGAGCTGGTGACCGCCGACAAGGCCTACGACATGCTCAAGCTGGCCAGCCAGCTGCTCAACCGCAAGCTGCGCGACGTCGCGGTGGACGTGGAGGACACCGGGGGGCTGCCCGACGGTGTCCGGCGCCGGGAGCGGCCCCAGGGCGCCTAG
- a CDS encoding NAD-dependent epimerase/dehydratase family protein: MKVLVTGTEGYLGCLVAAELIRDGHDVTGVDTGFYAQGWLYNGVDLGAKTLRKDIRNLTVEDVRGHDAIVHMAELSNDPLGALIPNVTYDVNHKGSVKLAELAKQAGVPRFVYMSSCSVYGVADGVVDEQSQVNPQTAYAECKAMVERDVLPMGDDNFSPTFMRNATAYGASPRMRFDIVLNNLSGLAYTTKRIAMTSDGTPWRPLVHALDIAKSIRCAITAPREAVHQQIFNVGKTEHNWRVREIAEIVGAAFPGCEVTFGDNAGDNRSYKVNFDKIATQLPGYASEWDAERGAQQLAEVFTTIDLDEATFTGRGHTRLKQLEHLMRTKQIDDQMFWTKPAGSIL, translated from the coding sequence ATGAAGGTTCTGGTTACTGGTACCGAGGGCTACCTCGGCTGTCTCGTCGCCGCGGAGCTCATCCGTGACGGCCACGACGTCACCGGCGTCGACACGGGCTTCTACGCCCAGGGCTGGCTCTACAACGGCGTCGACCTCGGCGCCAAGACCCTGCGCAAGGACATCCGCAACCTCACGGTCGAGGACGTCCGCGGCCACGACGCCATCGTGCACATGGCCGAGCTGTCCAACGACCCGCTCGGCGCGCTGATCCCCAACGTCACCTACGACGTCAACCACAAGGGCTCGGTCAAGCTCGCCGAGCTGGCCAAGCAGGCCGGCGTCCCGCGGTTCGTCTACATGTCCAGCTGCTCCGTGTACGGCGTGGCCGACGGCGTGGTCGACGAGCAGTCCCAGGTCAACCCGCAGACCGCGTATGCCGAGTGCAAGGCGATGGTCGAGCGGGACGTGCTGCCGATGGGCGACGACAACTTCTCGCCCACCTTCATGCGCAACGCGACGGCGTACGGCGCCTCCCCGCGCATGCGCTTCGACATCGTGCTCAACAACCTGTCGGGCCTCGCCTACACCACCAAGAGGATCGCGATGACCTCCGACGGTACCCCGTGGCGTCCGCTGGTCCACGCCCTGGACATCGCCAAGTCGATCCGCTGCGCGATCACCGCGCCGCGCGAGGCCGTGCACCAGCAGATCTTCAACGTCGGCAAGACCGAGCACAACTGGCGGGTCCGCGAGATCGCCGAGATCGTCGGCGCGGCCTTCCCGGGCTGCGAGGTCACCTTCGGCGACAACGCCGGCGACAACCGCTCCTACAAGGTCAACTTCGACAAGATCGCCACCCAGCTCCCGGGCTACGCGAGCGAGTGGGACGCCGAGCGCGGCGCCCAGCAGCTGGCCGAGGTCTTCACGACCATCGACCTGGACGAGGCGACCTTCACCGGCCGCGGCCACACCCGCCTCAAGCAGCTGGAGCACCTGATGCGCACCAAGCAGATCGACGACCAGATGTTCTGGACCAAGCCGGCGGGGAGCATCCTCTGA
- a CDS encoding MFS transporter, whose translation MPRPGDGVTLVEDDPRSDTVTTPTPTPTAITPPQDPQRWKALAVLAAGLAMIVLDGTIVGVALPTIMGALHLDLTDAQWVNSIYSVVFAALLLTAGRVGDRVGRRTTFVVGVLAFLVGSLLAATATSVTPLIWSRVVQGVGGALILPSTLSTVSSTFRGRDRAAAFGVWGAVMSGSAALGPLLGGWLTETFSWPWIFWVNVPIGLAVVAGTLLWVPQTRGRPAARGVDVDGLLTSGIGFGLVVFALIEGSTLGWWAPAQRFTVAGWSWPAGAPVSVVPVALVVGLLFVGLFVLWERHRARVRRDALLDLSVFGYPTFSWGNLTAGAVAVGEFALVLVLPLYLVNVAGLSTMGTGLVLAAMALGAFASGAAARHVAARLGAPTVVVVGLLLELVGVLAVALVVGARSAVPLLVLPLVVYGVGLGLASAQLTSTVLADLPTDLSGQGSATQSTVRQLGAALGSALGGSALAAGLAAAVPARLGEVVGLPPATADRLVSRTVDSAGGLLAGLRAQGEHGPLGPLTGPVVEAVASGAAAATRTALLVAAGALLLGLAGALRVRREAGRRSSTDAAEVGGAARPRH comes from the coding sequence ATGCCGCGCCCGGGAGACGGGGTGACGCTGGTCGAGGACGACCCGAGGAGCGACACCGTGACCACCCCCACCCCCACCCCGACCGCCATCACCCCACCCCAGGACCCGCAGCGGTGGAAGGCGCTCGCCGTGCTCGCCGCCGGTCTGGCGATGATCGTGCTGGACGGCACCATCGTCGGGGTGGCGCTCCCGACCATCATGGGCGCCCTGCACCTGGACCTCACCGACGCCCAGTGGGTCAACAGCATCTACAGCGTCGTCTTCGCGGCGCTGCTGCTGACCGCGGGGCGCGTGGGGGACCGGGTCGGCCGCCGCACCACCTTCGTGGTGGGGGTCCTCGCCTTCCTCGTCGGCAGCCTGCTGGCCGCGACCGCGACGAGCGTGACCCCGCTCATCTGGTCGCGGGTCGTGCAGGGCGTCGGCGGCGCGCTGATCCTGCCGTCCACCCTGTCGACGGTGAGCTCGACCTTCCGGGGCAGGGACCGGGCGGCCGCCTTCGGGGTGTGGGGCGCGGTGATGTCCGGCAGCGCCGCCCTGGGCCCGCTGCTCGGTGGCTGGCTCACGGAGACGTTCTCGTGGCCGTGGATCTTCTGGGTCAACGTGCCCATCGGGCTGGCCGTGGTCGCGGGGACGCTGCTGTGGGTGCCGCAGACCCGCGGTCGCCCGGCCGCCCGGGGGGTCGACGTGGACGGGCTGCTGACCAGCGGCATCGGCTTCGGCCTCGTGGTCTTCGCGCTCATCGAGGGCAGCACCCTCGGCTGGTGGGCGCCGGCGCAGCGCTTCACGGTGGCGGGGTGGTCATGGCCCGCCGGCGCGCCCGTCAGCGTGGTGCCCGTCGCCCTGGTGGTGGGCCTGCTCTTCGTCGGTCTCTTCGTGCTCTGGGAGCGGCACCGCGCCCGGGTCCGCCGTGACGCCCTGCTCGACCTCAGCGTCTTCGGCTACCCGACCTTCTCGTGGGGCAACCTGACCGCCGGGGCGGTCGCGGTGGGGGAGTTCGCCCTGGTGCTGGTGCTGCCGCTCTACCTCGTCAACGTCGCCGGCCTGTCCACGATGGGCACGGGGCTGGTGCTCGCCGCGATGGCCCTCGGCGCCTTCGCGAGCGGCGCGGCGGCCCGGCACGTGGCGGCGAGGCTGGGCGCCCCCACGGTCGTCGTCGTCGGGCTGCTGCTGGAGCTCGTGGGCGTCCTCGCCGTCGCCCTCGTCGTGGGTGCCCGCAGCGCGGTGCCCCTCCTGGTCCTGCCGCTGGTGGTCTACGGCGTGGGCCTCGGGCTGGCCTCGGCCCAGCTCACCAGCACGGTCCTCGCGGACCTGCCCACCGACCTGTCCGGTCAGGGCTCGGCGACCCAGAGCACCGTGCGCCAGCTGGGCGCAGCGCTGGGGTCCGCCCTCGGCGGATCGGCCCTCGCCGCCGGGCTGGCCGCCGCGGTGCCGGCGCGGCTCGGCGAGGTGGTGGGCCTGCCGCCGGCGACGGCGGACCGGCTGGTCAGCCGCACCGTGGACTCTGCCGGCGGCCTCCTGGCGGGGCTCCGCGCCCAGGGCGAGCACGGGCCGCTCGGGCCGTTGACCGGCCCGGTGGTGGAGGCCGTGGCGTCGGGCGCTGCCGCAGCGACCCGCACCGCCCTGCTGGTCGCGGCGGGGGCGTTGCTGCTCGGCCTGGCCGGGGCGCTACGAGTGCGCCGCGAGGCCGGGCGCCGCTCCTCGACGGACGCGGCTGAGGTGGGCGGGGCGGCCCGCCCCCGTCACTGA
- a CDS encoding DUF952 domain-containing protein: MTRRPRRNAGKPQSADIVGHLTTLAAWEEGRDAGAYTTSTHGRTLEREGFIHCSSPEQLPQTARRFYQDVPGPLVVLIIEPALLGRSHLKLEQVGDETFPHLYGALPPEAVIAVVPAWFEEGELRLGSSR; the protein is encoded by the coding sequence ATGACCCGCCGCCCTCGCCGCAACGCCGGCAAGCCGCAGAGCGCCGACATCGTCGGCCACCTGACCACCCTCGCGGCCTGGGAGGAGGGCCGCGACGCCGGCGCCTACACCACCTCGACGCACGGCCGGACCCTCGAGCGGGAGGGTTTCATCCACTGCTCGTCGCCGGAGCAGCTGCCGCAGACGGCGCGCCGCTTCTACCAGGACGTCCCCGGGCCGCTGGTCGTGCTGATCATCGAGCCGGCGCTGCTCGGCCGCAGCCACCTCAAGCTCGAGCAGGTCGGCGACGAGACCTTCCCCCACCTGTATGGCGCGCTGCCGCCGGAGGCCGTCATCGCGGTGGTCCCGGCGTGGTTCGAGGAGGGGGAGCTGCGGCTCGGCTCGAGCCGCTGA
- a CDS encoding RibD family protein, which produces MPVSAASNEDLQLVERYGPLVAQPTAVVAQMAQSLDGFIATRSGDGAGLSGTADHEHLHRLRALVDAVVVGAGTVVADDPRLTVREVSGPHPTRVVLDPHARVPHDATVLVDATSPTLWLVGPDAQVPEVADHVTVLRLPTKDFAPAEVLATLRARGLGRVLVEGGGRTVSRFVDAGELDRLYITTVPVLLGDGVPGLRVQPAARIGDAARHPSRRFVLGDDVCTELVLR; this is translated from the coding sequence GTGCCGGTCTCCGCGGCGTCCAACGAGGACCTGCAGCTGGTCGAGCGCTACGGCCCCCTCGTCGCGCAGCCGACGGCGGTGGTCGCGCAGATGGCTCAGAGCCTGGACGGCTTCATCGCCACCCGGTCCGGCGACGGCGCCGGCCTGTCCGGCACCGCGGACCACGAGCACCTGCACCGGCTGCGGGCCCTGGTCGACGCCGTGGTGGTCGGCGCCGGCACGGTGGTCGCCGACGACCCGCGGCTGACCGTCCGGGAGGTGAGCGGCCCCCACCCGACCCGGGTCGTCCTGGACCCCCACGCCCGGGTGCCACACGACGCCACCGTCCTCGTCGATGCCACCTCGCCGACGCTGTGGCTCGTGGGCCCGGACGCGCAGGTGCCCGAGGTCGCCGACCACGTCACCGTGCTGCGGCTGCCGACCAAGGACTTCGCGCCCGCCGAGGTGCTGGCGACGCTGCGAGCCCGTGGCCTCGGGCGGGTGCTCGTCGAGGGCGGGGGGCGCACCGTGTCGCGGTTCGTCGACGCGGGGGAGCTGGACCGGCTCTACATCACCACGGTGCCGGTGCTGCTCGGTGACGGCGTCCCGGGGTTGCGGGTGCAGCCGGCCGCCCGGATCGGCGACGCCGCGCGTCACCCCTCCCGTCGCTTCGTCCTCGGCGACGACGTCTGCACGGAGCTGGTGCTGCGCTGA
- a CDS encoding HAD family hydrolase produces MAATTLLLDLDGPLTRLFPDPAHLELAEELAGVLAARTGHRLADAVDHVQVLRSVRELAPGLLPELEHRAAAAEVRAARQALPAPGAVAFLQRAHDHGYAVAVVSNNADEAVRVALQQCDLLGLVDYVAARQGADVDRLKPDPALLLDALGALGALGALGAPADRTAFYGDSVSDMVAASRAGVRGIGVSADPRRVAELVAAGAVAVVPHLGDPAEHLPVPTRTEAAW; encoded by the coding sequence ATGGCCGCCACGACTCTGCTGCTAGACCTCGACGGCCCGCTGACCAGGCTCTTCCCTGACCCCGCGCACCTCGAGCTCGCCGAGGAGCTCGCGGGCGTCCTCGCCGCGCGCACCGGTCACCGGCTCGCGGACGCGGTCGACCACGTGCAGGTGCTGCGCTCGGTGCGCGAGCTGGCTCCGGGGTTGCTGCCCGAGCTGGAGCATCGCGCTGCCGCGGCGGAGGTGCGTGCTGCCCGGCAGGCTCTCCCGGCGCCGGGTGCGGTCGCCTTCCTGCAGCGGGCCCACGACCACGGGTATGCCGTCGCCGTCGTCTCCAACAATGCGGACGAGGCGGTCCGGGTGGCCCTGCAGCAGTGCGACCTGCTGGGGCTCGTCGATTACGTGGCGGCGCGGCAGGGTGCCGACGTGGACCGGCTCAAGCCGGATCCCGCGCTCCTGCTGGACGCCCTGGGGGCGCTAGGGGCGCTGGGGGCGCTGGGGGCGCCAGCCGACCGGACGGCGTTCTACGGCGATAGTGTGAGCGACATGGTGGCGGCGTCCAGGGCAGGTGTGCGAGGCATCGGGGTGAGCGCGGACCCACGGCGCGTGGCGGAGCTGGTGGCAGCCGGGGCGGTGGCCGTCGTGCCGCACCTGGGGGACCCCGCCGAGCACCTGCCGGTGCCGACCCGGACGGAGGCCGCATGGTGA
- a CDS encoding GAF and ANTAR domain-containing protein: MTQLPPETRAVFADLTALVHRSSEPQAVYDAIVAATVQLVDGCDRAAILLVDHGKPRSVASTDDVAKGIDELELRVGEGPCLDAILEEALQHDPDLRTPGAWPTLAAAVLAETPVRGMIGCRLLADGEKVGALDLFSDTPGALGEAALDQAAVLASVASVAIMSVRARYEAANLRRALDNSREIGKAVGLLMAAHKVDDERAFQILRRTSQDLNVKLATVAQEVVRGQAAQSRRP; the protein is encoded by the coding sequence ATGACCCAGCTCCCCCCTGAGACGCGTGCGGTGTTCGCCGACCTGACGGCCCTGGTCCACCGCAGCTCGGAGCCGCAGGCGGTCTACGACGCGATCGTCGCCGCCACGGTGCAGCTCGTGGACGGGTGCGACCGCGCCGCGATCCTGCTGGTCGACCACGGCAAGCCGCGCAGCGTCGCCTCCACCGACGACGTCGCCAAGGGCATCGACGAGCTGGAGCTGCGCGTCGGCGAGGGCCCCTGCCTGGACGCCATCCTCGAGGAGGCGCTCCAGCACGACCCCGACCTGCGCACCCCCGGCGCCTGGCCCACGCTCGCCGCCGCCGTCCTGGCCGAGACCCCGGTGCGCGGCATGATCGGCTGCCGCCTGCTGGCCGACGGCGAGAAGGTCGGCGCCCTCGACCTCTTCTCCGACACCCCCGGCGCGCTGGGCGAGGCCGCCCTGGACCAGGCCGCGGTGCTGGCCTCCGTCGCCTCCGTCGCCATCATGTCCGTCCGGGCCCGGTACGAGGCAGCCAACCTGCGCCGAGCCCTCGACAACTCCCGCGAGATCGGCAAGGCCGTCGGCCTGCTCATGGCCGCGCACAAGGTCGACGACGAGCGCGCCTTCCAGATCCTGCGGCGCACCAGCCAGGACCTCAACGTCAAGCTCGCCACGGTCGCCCAGGAGGTCGTCCGCGGCCAGGCCGCGCAGTCCCGACGCCCCTGA
- a CDS encoding zinc-dependent alcohol dehydrogenase — translation MTSAPSRRPAWPHPRRFVIDSPDRPGSALAYWTTGPDAGELRAEPLPPRGDDDVLVRTLASGVSRGTELLVHRHQVPPKIAPLMRAPYQVGDLPGPVKYGYLNVGVVEAGPAELVGRRVFCLHPHQDRYVVPATAVVPVPDGVPTQRAVLAGTVETAVNAMWDAAPRIGDRVAVVGAGMVGLAVALLLRRHPLQRLEVVETSASRRDQVRALGLTAVTPEQAQGDCDLAVHTSASSAGLATCLDLLGVEGEVIEMSWYGTRTPEVPLGGAFHAKRLSVRASQVSRVSPARSARRGFADRLAVALAALGDDTFDELLSPAVDFADLPATMVELADGRRDAVCQIVTYPAPSPDQQE, via the coding sequence ATGACGAGCGCACCGTCCCGTCGGCCCGCGTGGCCCCACCCGAGGAGGTTCGTCATCGACTCGCCCGACCGCCCCGGCTCGGCCCTCGCCTACTGGACCACCGGGCCCGACGCTGGCGAGCTGCGTGCCGAGCCGCTTCCGCCCCGCGGCGACGACGACGTGCTGGTGCGGACCCTCGCCTCGGGGGTGAGCCGCGGCACCGAGCTGCTGGTCCACCGGCACCAGGTGCCGCCCAAGATCGCCCCGCTGATGCGGGCGCCATATCAGGTGGGAGACCTGCCCGGACCGGTCAAGTACGGCTACCTCAACGTGGGCGTCGTCGAGGCCGGGCCGGCCGAGCTGGTGGGGCGGCGGGTGTTCTGCCTGCACCCCCACCAGGACCGGTATGTCGTCCCCGCCACCGCCGTCGTCCCCGTCCCCGACGGCGTGCCGACGCAGCGGGCCGTGCTCGCGGGCACCGTCGAGACCGCCGTCAACGCGATGTGGGACGCCGCCCCGCGCATCGGGGACCGGGTCGCCGTGGTGGGCGCCGGCATGGTTGGCCTCGCCGTGGCCCTGCTGCTGCGCCGCCACCCGCTGCAGCGCCTCGAGGTCGTCGAGACCTCCGCGTCGCGCCGGGACCAGGTCCGGGCCCTCGGCCTGACCGCCGTGACCCCGGAGCAGGCCCAGGGCGACTGCGACCTCGCCGTCCACACCTCGGCGAGCTCCGCCGGCCTCGCGACCTGCCTCGACCTGCTTGGGGTCGAGGGCGAGGTGATCGAGATGTCGTGGTACGGCACCCGCACCCCCGAGGTGCCCCTCGGCGGGGCCTTCCACGCCAAACGGCTGTCCGTCCGGGCGAGCCAGGTGTCGCGGGTCAGCCCGGCGCGCAGCGCCCGTCGCGGCTTCGCCGACCGGCTCGCCGTCGCCCTCGCCGCGCTCGGCGACGACACGTTCGACGAGCTCCTCTCCCCCGCAGTCGACTTCGCGGACCTGCCGGCCACCATGGTCGAGCTCGCCGACGGGCGACGCGACGCCGTGTGCCAGATCGTCACCTACCCCGCCCCGTCCCCCGACCAGCAGGAGTAA
- a CDS encoding 6-pyruvoyl trahydropterin synthase family protein produces the protein MFSVTVGSRFMCAHSLPDPFFGPAQQLHGVTYVVEATFERRELDEHNVVVDIGAATEQLRAILAPLDYRNLDDVEELSGLLTTTERMAQHIAERLTETMDLTGLHALQVLLREHADAWASYRIDLSA, from the coding sequence GTGTTCAGCGTCACCGTCGGCAGCAGGTTCATGTGCGCCCACAGCCTCCCCGACCCGTTCTTCGGGCCGGCCCAGCAGCTCCACGGCGTCACCTACGTCGTGGAGGCGACCTTCGAGCGCCGCGAGCTGGACGAGCACAACGTGGTCGTCGACATCGGGGCCGCCACCGAGCAGCTGCGGGCGATCCTCGCCCCGCTCGACTACCGCAACCTCGACGACGTCGAGGAGCTGTCCGGCCTCCTGACGACCACCGAGCGGATGGCGCAGCACATCGCCGAGCGGCTCACCGAGACCATGGACCTGACCGGCCTGCACGCCCTGCAGGTGCTGCTCCGCGAGCACGCCGACGCCTGGGCGAGCTACCGCATCGACCTGTCGGCGTGA
- a CDS encoding glycosyltransferase encodes MTSVGFVIPDLGRPSGGSTFDDKVVQAWPSEAPPVHPIAVAHPTPPDALAAALRRHPVTVVDGLVGCEHPDVLADAAAAGHATVLLVHLPRPADSGLTEDDRRRLAGLEAAALRAARGVVVPSRWAAADLQRRYGVAGAVVAVPGVAPAPPSQPRARQPHPLVVQVGAIGPLKNQLLTAEALLACRDVDLAVRFVGPVVDEQYAARLTEAVRPLGPRAQILPGTDATGVAALLAGADLLVSVATTETYGLTVTEGLARGLPALVGRGTGAEEALAAGGSDPLDLPGAAVATDDPAELASALRTFAQDTAIRDRWRAAAEAARGRLPRWDDTARTIADVCRAAPHSPAIGHQ; translated from the coding sequence GTGACGTCGGTCGGGTTCGTCATACCGGACCTCGGGCGGCCCTCCGGGGGCTCGACGTTTGACGACAAGGTGGTCCAGGCCTGGCCCTCCGAGGCGCCCCCGGTCCACCCGATCGCGGTCGCGCACCCGACCCCGCCGGACGCGCTCGCGGCGGCGCTGCGCCGGCACCCGGTGACGGTCGTGGACGGGCTCGTGGGCTGCGAGCACCCGGACGTGCTCGCCGACGCCGCCGCCGCGGGGCACGCGACCGTGCTGCTGGTCCACCTGCCCCGACCGGCGGACTCCGGCCTCACCGAGGACGACCGACGACGGCTCGCGGGGCTCGAGGCCGCCGCGCTGCGAGCGGCCCGGGGTGTCGTCGTGCCGAGCCGGTGGGCGGCCGCGGACCTGCAGCGTCGTTACGGGGTGGCGGGGGCGGTGGTGGCCGTCCCGGGCGTGGCGCCGGCCCCTCCGTCCCAGCCGCGGGCGCGGCAGCCGCACCCGTTGGTCGTGCAGGTCGGGGCCATCGGGCCGCTCAAGAACCAGCTGCTGACCGCCGAGGCGTTGCTCGCCTGCCGGGACGTGGACCTGGCGGTGAGGTTCGTGGGGCCGGTCGTCGACGAGCAGTATGCCGCCCGCCTCACCGAGGCCGTCCGACCGCTGGGGCCACGAGCGCAGATCCTGCCCGGCACCGACGCCACCGGGGTCGCCGCCCTCCTGGCCGGGGCCGACCTGCTGGTCAGCGTCGCCACCACCGAGACCTATGGGTTGACCGTCACCGAGGGGCTGGCGCGCGGCCTGCCGGCACTGGTCGGGCGCGGCACCGGCGCCGAGGAGGCCCTGGCCGCCGGCGGGTCCGACCCGCTGGACCTGCCCGGCGCGGCGGTGGCCACGGACGACCCGGCGGAGCTGGCGTCGGCGCTGCGAACCTTCGCGCAGGACACCGCGATTCGCGACCGCTGGCGCGCCGCGGCCGAGGCGGCCCGGGGCCGGCTGCCGCGGTGGGACGACACGGCCCGCACCATCGCCGACGTCTGCCGCGCCGCCCCCCACTCCCCCGCCATTGGTCACCAATGA
- the rfbC gene encoding dTDP-4-dehydrorhamnose 3,5-epimerase — MEFRTFDIEGPALIDLKLLEDDRGFFARTFCTQEFEAAGLNPAVIQCNMSYNYRAGTIRGMHQQIDPAPEAKLVRCIRGRIIDVIVDMRPESPTYLQHVKVELTADNRQALYVPEYFAHGYLTLEDDCEVTYQVSHAYTPNTERGFRYDDPAFGIDWGREIEVISDKDASWPLFADRDDVDKPATLPAPRQAQLKEDA; from the coding sequence ATGGAGTTCCGCACCTTCGACATCGAGGGCCCGGCCCTGATCGACCTCAAGCTGCTCGAGGACGACCGTGGCTTCTTCGCCCGGACCTTCTGCACCCAGGAGTTCGAGGCCGCCGGCCTCAACCCGGCCGTCATCCAGTGCAACATGTCCTACAACTACAGGGCCGGCACCATCCGCGGCATGCACCAGCAGATCGACCCGGCCCCCGAGGCCAAGCTGGTCCGCTGCATCCGCGGCCGCATCATCGACGTGATCGTCGACATGCGCCCCGAGAGCCCCACCTACCTGCAGCACGTCAAGGTGGAGCTGACGGCCGACAACCGCCAGGCGCTCTACGTGCCGGAGTACTTCGCGCACGGCTACCTGACGCTCGAGGACGACTGCGAGGTCACCTACCAGGTGTCCCACGCCTACACGCCCAACACCGAGCGCGGCTTCCGCTACGACGACCCGGCCTTCGGCATCGACTGGGGCCGCGAGATCGAGGTCATCTCCGACAAGGACGCGTCCTGGCCGCTCTTCGCCGACCGCGACGACGTCGACAAGCCCGCGACCCTGCCCGCGCCGCGCCAGGCGCAGCTCAAGGAGGACGCATGA
- a CDS encoding NAD(P)H-dependent oxidoreductase: MIIVDTALAQREAEGNPIKVALVGAGFMGRGFVNQVTSSVPGMEVVAIVNRTQANAERAYSEAGISEWEVVDSAEALDAAVQAGKHVITSDHTAVTGSQSVDAIVEATGAVEYGAHVVADAIEGGKHVVLLNAEVDGTVGYALKQRALAKGVIITGCDGDQPGVQMNLYRFVKSIGLTPLVMGNIKGLQDEYRNPTTQEGFAKQWGQDPYMVTSFADGTKVSFEQALVANATGMTVEKRGLKGADHREHIDAATKLYDVERLKELGGVVDYVVGAQPGPGVYCFATHDDPKQQHYLKLYKLGDGPLYSFYTPYHLCHFEVPLTVARAVLFGDYAITPAGKPTVEVITVAKRDLQAGHTLDGLGGYDTYGQCEAAGVTAAEDLLPMGVAEGCVLTRDVKKDEYLTYADVELPQGRLVDALREEQAGLA; the protein is encoded by the coding sequence ATGATCATCGTCGACACCGCCCTGGCCCAGCGCGAGGCCGAGGGCAACCCGATCAAGGTCGCGCTGGTCGGTGCGGGCTTCATGGGCCGCGGCTTCGTCAATCAGGTGACCAGCTCGGTGCCCGGCATGGAGGTCGTCGCGATCGTCAACCGCACGCAGGCCAACGCCGAGCGCGCCTACTCCGAGGCCGGCATCAGCGAGTGGGAGGTCGTCGACAGCGCCGAGGCGCTCGACGCGGCCGTCCAGGCCGGCAAGCACGTCATCACGAGCGACCACACGGCCGTCACCGGCTCGCAGTCGGTCGACGCGATCGTCGAGGCCACCGGCGCGGTGGAGTACGGCGCGCACGTGGTCGCCGACGCGATCGAGGGCGGCAAGCACGTCGTGCTGCTCAACGCCGAGGTCGACGGCACCGTCGGCTACGCGCTCAAGCAGCGGGCGCTGGCCAAGGGCGTCATCATCACCGGGTGCGACGGCGACCAGCCGGGCGTGCAGATGAACCTCTACCGCTTCGTGAAGTCCATCGGGCTCACCCCGCTGGTCATGGGCAACATCAAGGGCCTGCAGGACGAGTACCGCAACCCCACCACGCAGGAGGGGTTCGCCAAGCAGTGGGGGCAGGACCCCTACATGGTGACCAGCTTCGCGGACGGCACCAAGGTGTCCTTCGAGCAGGCGCTCGTCGCCAACGCCACGGGCATGACGGTCGAGAAGCGCGGCCTCAAGGGCGCCGACCACCGCGAGCACATCGACGCCGCGACCAAGCTCTACGACGTCGAGCGGCTCAAGGAGCTCGGCGGTGTCGTGGACTACGTCGTGGGGGCCCAGCCGGGCCCGGGCGTCTACTGCTTCGCCACGCACGACGACCCCAAGCAGCAGCACTACCTCAAGCTCTACAAGCTGGGCGACGGGCCGCTCTATTCCTTCTACACGCCCTACCACCTGTGCCACTTCGAGGTGCCGCTGACGGTGGCCCGCGCGGTCCTCTTCGGGGACTACGCGATCACCCCCGCCGGCAAGCCCACCGTCGAGGTCATCACCGTGGCCAAGCGTGACCTGCAGGCCGGGCACACGCTCGACGGGCTGGGCGGCTACGACACCTACGGCCAGTGCGAGGCCGCGGGCGTCACCGCCGCCGAGGACCTGCTGCCGATGGGCGTGGCCGAGGGCTGCGTGCTCACGCGCGACGTCAAGAAGGACGAATACCTCACCTACGCCGACGTCGAGCTGCCCCAGGGCCGGCTCGTCGACGCGCTGCGCGAGGAGCAGGCCGGGCTGGCCTGA